The genomic segment GCCATCGCGAACACCAGCCGCCCGGCCGCCGCCTGCCCCGCCAGCGCCGCGAACGCCGCCCCGACCGCCTTGCTCGCCGCCACCAGGTCGTGCAGCCAGGTGCCGACCGAGGCGTCCACCGCGTCGTAGAACGCCGACCCCTGCGCCGCCGGATCGGCCGCCAGCTCCGCCGACGAGACCGGCTCCAGCAGCGCCGCCAGATACGACTGCACCACGAAGAGCGCCCCCGCCATCACCAGGCAGAACAGCACCGCCCGCGCGACCTTCGCGGACCCGCCCGTCACCTCCTCGGCGAACGAGGCGATGGCGTCGAACCCCAGATAGGAGAGGACCGCCACCGACACCGCCCCGATCACCGCCGTCGTCGAGAACCCGGAGTCACCGGTCAGCGGCGTCAGCCAGCCCCGCTGCGCACCGTCCCGCGCCAGCACCACCACCGCCGACACCACGAACACCAGCAGCACCACGATCTCCAGCGCGAGCACCGCGAAACCGACCCGCGCGGCAGCCCGCACCCCCCACAGGTTGAGCGCCGTCGTCAGCACCACCGCGATCGCCGTCCACACCCACCGCGACAACTCCGGGACCAGCGCGTTCATCGCGATACCGGAGAAGAGGTAGGCGACCGCGGGGATCAGCAGGTAGTCGAGCATCGCCATCCACCCCGCGATGAACCCGGGCACCTCGCCGAGCCCCGTGCGGGCGTACGTGAACACCGAACCGGCCTTCGGGGCGACCCGCACCATCTGCGCGTAACTGAACGCCGTGAACGCCATCACGACCGTCGCCACGACGTAGACCAGCGCCACCGCGCCGCCCGACCTCGCGTCCAGCGTGCCGAACACGCCCACCGGGGCCATCGGGGCGATGAACAGCAGCCCGTAGACCACCAGGTCCCTGAACCCGAGCGTGCGGCGAAGTCCGTGTCGCGCACTGCTGCCCGTTCCCGTTCCCGT from the Streptomyces sp. NBC_01335 genome contains:
- a CDS encoding APC family permease translates to MPGTETGTGTGSSARHGLRRTLGFRDLVVYGLLFIAPMAPVGVFGTLDARSGGAVALVYVVATVVMAFTAFSYAQMVRVAPKAGSVFTYARTGLGEVPGFIAGWMAMLDYLLIPAVAYLFSGIAMNALVPELSRWVWTAIAVVLTTALNLWGVRAAARVGFAVLALEIVVLLVFVVSAVVVLARDGAQRGWLTPLTGDSGFSTTAVIGAVSVAVLSYLGFDAIASFAEEVTGGSAKVARAVLFCLVMAGALFVVQSYLAALLEPVSSAELAADPAAQGSAFYDAVDASVGTWLHDLVAASKAVGAAFAALAGQAAAGRLVFAMARERRLPSFLARIDAKSGVPRVAVLCAAVVTLVAAVWAARRDDGLDHLVSVVNIGALTAFVLLHASVVGWFVVRRMEGEPSWWRHLVVPVLGAAALVAVIVEATTSAQVVGACWFAVGLVVVAVQGGRRPGGDAETMGRGGGTRPGT